From a single Streptomyces liliifuscus genomic region:
- a CDS encoding adenosylmethionine--8-amino-7-oxononanoate transaminase, translated as MPDPHVSGLSVPELLELDRRHVWHPYGPMPGRQEPLVVESASGVRLRLAGTDTELIDGMSSWWSAIHGYNHPALNEAARDQLGRMSHVMFGGLTHEPAVRLAKRLVDMSPEGLEHVFLADSGSVSVEVAVKMCLQHWRSLGRPGKQRLLTWRGGYHGDTWQPMSVCDPEGGMHQLWQGVLQRQVFADPPPVAYEESYADQLRELIERHADELAAVIVEPVVQGAGGMRFHSPAYLRVLREACDAHDVLLVFDEIATGFGRTGAMFAAEHAAVTPDVMCVGKALTGGYMTMAATLCTARVADGISRGEVPVLAHGPTFMGNPLAAAVACASIDLLLGQDWQTEVKRIETGLREGLAPAAELPGVRDVRVLGAIGVVQLDHEIDMAAATRAAVREGVWLRPFRDLVYTMPPYVTGDADLARITAAVCAAAREG; from the coding sequence ATGCCTGACCCGCACGTGTCCGGCCTCTCCGTGCCCGAGCTGCTGGAGCTCGACCGACGGCACGTCTGGCATCCGTACGGTCCGATGCCCGGCCGCCAGGAACCGCTCGTCGTGGAGTCGGCGAGCGGGGTGCGGTTGCGGCTGGCCGGTACGGACACCGAGCTGATCGACGGCATGTCGTCCTGGTGGTCGGCGATCCACGGCTACAACCACCCCGCGCTCAACGAGGCGGCCCGCGACCAGCTCGGCCGGATGAGCCATGTGATGTTCGGCGGGCTCACGCACGAGCCCGCCGTACGGCTGGCGAAGCGCCTTGTCGACATGTCACCCGAGGGTCTTGAGCATGTCTTCCTGGCCGACTCCGGCTCGGTGTCCGTCGAGGTCGCGGTCAAGATGTGCCTCCAGCACTGGCGTTCCCTCGGCCGCCCGGGCAAGCAGCGCCTGCTGACCTGGCGCGGCGGCTACCACGGCGACACCTGGCAGCCCATGTCCGTGTGCGACCCCGAGGGCGGGATGCACCAGCTGTGGCAGGGCGTGCTTCAGCGCCAGGTGTTCGCTGACCCGCCGCCGGTCGCGTACGAGGAGTCGTACGCGGACCAGCTGCGTGAGCTGATCGAGCGGCACGCGGACGAGCTGGCCGCGGTGATCGTGGAGCCGGTGGTGCAGGGCGCGGGCGGGATGCGGTTCCACTCCCCCGCGTATCTGCGGGTGCTGCGCGAGGCGTGCGACGCGCACGACGTGCTGCTCGTGTTCGACGAGATCGCGACCGGCTTCGGCCGTACGGGCGCCATGTTCGCGGCCGAGCACGCGGCGGTGACGCCGGACGTGATGTGCGTGGGCAAGGCACTGACCGGCGGCTATATGACGATGGCGGCCACACTCTGCACCGCGCGGGTCGCCGACGGGATCTCTCGGGGCGAGGTGCCGGTGCTCGCCCACGGCCCGACCTTCATGGGCAACCCGCTCGCCGCCGCCGTGGCCTGCGCCTCGATCGACCTGCTCCTCGGCCAGGACTGGCAGACCGAGGTCAAGCGCATCGAGACAGGGCTGCGGGAGGGGCTGGCCCCGGCGGCGGAACTGCCCGGGGTCCGGGACGTACGCGTGCTCGGTGCCATCGGGGTCGTGCAGCTCGACCACGAGATCGACATGGCCGCGGCGACCCGGGCCGCGGTCCGCGAGGGCGTGTGGCTGCGCCCGTTCCGTGACCTCGTCTACACGATGCCGCCGTACGTCACCGGGGACGCGGATCTGGCACGGATCACGGCCGCGGTGTGCGCGGCGGCTCGGGAGGGCTGA
- the bioB gene encoding biotin synthase BioB, translated as MDLLNTLVDKGLRRELPTREEALAVLATSDDELLDVVAAAGKVRRQWFGRRVKLNYLVNLKSGLCPEDCSYCSQRLGSKAGILKYTWLKPDQASEAAAAGLAGGAKRVCLVASGRGPTDRDVDRVSDTIKAIKDQNEGVEVCACLGLLSDGQAERLREAGADAYNHNLNTSESTYGDITTTHTYADRVDTVQKAHAAGLSACSGLIAGMGESDEDLVDVVYSLRALDPDSVPVNFLIPVEGTPLAKEWNLTPQRCLRILAMVRFVCPDVEVRIAGGREVHLRTMQPLALNLANSIFLGDYLTTEGQAGKADLEMIADAGFEVEGTGQVTLPEHRVTAGGGCGSHAEAGCGSHADAGCGSHEGGGCGPCGSAAEEQAPAAARVPETARVSEARTDLVAVRRRGAGTDLAPNA; from the coding sequence ATGGACCTGCTGAACACGCTGGTGGACAAGGGGCTTCGGCGAGAGCTGCCGACCCGCGAAGAGGCGCTGGCCGTACTGGCGACCTCCGACGACGAACTCCTCGATGTGGTGGCCGCGGCCGGCAAGGTGCGCCGGCAGTGGTTCGGCCGACGGGTGAAACTCAACTACCTGGTCAACCTGAAGTCGGGCCTGTGCCCGGAGGACTGCTCGTACTGCTCGCAGCGGCTCGGCTCCAAGGCCGGGATCCTGAAGTACACGTGGCTGAAACCCGACCAGGCCTCCGAGGCCGCGGCGGCCGGGCTCGCGGGCGGCGCCAAGCGGGTCTGCCTGGTGGCGAGCGGACGCGGTCCCACCGACCGTGACGTGGACCGGGTCTCGGACACCATCAAGGCGATCAAGGACCAGAACGAGGGCGTCGAGGTGTGCGCCTGCCTCGGGCTGCTCTCCGACGGCCAGGCCGAGCGGCTGCGCGAGGCGGGCGCGGACGCCTACAACCACAACCTCAACACGTCCGAGTCGACGTACGGGGACATCACGACCACCCACACGTACGCCGACCGCGTCGACACGGTCCAGAAGGCGCACGCCGCGGGTCTGTCCGCCTGCTCGGGGCTGATCGCGGGCATGGGCGAGAGCGACGAGGACCTCGTCGACGTCGTCTACTCGCTGCGCGCGCTCGACCCGGACTCGGTGCCGGTCAACTTCCTGATCCCGGTCGAGGGCACCCCGCTCGCCAAGGAGTGGAACCTCACGCCGCAACGCTGTCTGCGGATCCTCGCGATGGTCCGGTTCGTCTGCCCGGACGTCGAGGTGCGGATCGCGGGCGGCCGCGAGGTCCATCTGCGCACGATGCAGCCGCTCGCCCTGAACCTGGCCAACTCGATCTTCCTCGGCGACTACCTGACCACCGAGGGCCAGGCGGGCAAGGCGGACCTGGAGATGATCGCGGACGCCGGGTTCGAGGTGGAGGGCACGGGCCAGGTGACGCTTCCGGAGCACCGGGTCACCGCGGGCGGCGGCTGCGGTTCCCACGCCGAGGCCGGCTGCGGCTCGCACGCGGACGCCGGATGCGGCTCCCACGAGGGCGGCGGCTGCGGCCCCTGCGGCTCGGCCGCCGAGGAGCAGGCCCCCGCGGCGGCGCGGGTCCCCGAGACGGCCCGCGTCTCCGAGGCCCGTACGGACCTGGTCGCGGTACGCCGCCGGGGTGCCGGAACGGACCTCGCGCCCAATGCCTGA
- a CDS encoding 8-amino-7-oxononanoate synthase produces MSGSPFEWIDEQARVRRRAGLVRTLRPRPADSPLLDLAGNDYLGLARHPEVTEAAASAARTWGAGATGSRLVSGSTELHAELERELAEFCGFESALVFSSGYAANLAAVTALAPHGSLVVSDAGNHASLIDGCRLARGTTQVVAHADPDAVRKALGTHAGVAVVVSDTVFSVDGDAAPLTGLAAACREFGAALLVDDAHGLGVLGDGGRGAPHAVGLAGAPDVVTTVTLSKSLGSQGGAVLGPAHVIDHLVNAARTFIFDTGLAPAAAGAALAALRLLRREPERATRARGVATTLHERLTAEGLEAVRPDAAVVSVRASSPERAVRWAADCREAGLAVGCFRPPSVPDGISRLRLTARADLTDGQLDRAVRLIIEARR; encoded by the coding sequence ATGTCGGGATCGCCTTTCGAGTGGATCGACGAGCAGGCGCGGGTGCGCCGCCGGGCCGGACTCGTCCGCACCCTGCGCCCCCGCCCCGCCGACTCCCCGCTCCTCGATCTCGCGGGCAACGACTACCTGGGCCTGGCGAGGCACCCCGAGGTCACCGAGGCGGCCGCGAGCGCCGCGCGGACCTGGGGCGCCGGAGCGACCGGCTCCCGGCTCGTCTCCGGCTCCACGGAACTCCACGCGGAACTCGAACGCGAGCTGGCCGAATTCTGCGGGTTCGAGTCCGCGCTGGTCTTCTCCTCGGGATACGCGGCCAATCTCGCCGCCGTCACCGCGCTGGCCCCGCACGGCTCCCTCGTCGTCTCCGACGCGGGCAACCACGCCTCGCTGATCGACGGCTGCCGTCTCGCGCGCGGCACCACCCAGGTCGTCGCGCACGCCGACCCGGACGCCGTGCGCAAGGCGCTGGGCACGCATGCCGGAGTGGCCGTCGTGGTCTCCGACACGGTCTTCTCGGTCGACGGCGACGCGGCCCCGCTCACCGGACTCGCCGCCGCCTGCCGGGAGTTCGGCGCCGCCCTGCTCGTGGACGACGCGCACGGTCTCGGCGTACTCGGCGACGGCGGCCGGGGCGCGCCGCACGCGGTGGGCCTCGCGGGCGCGCCGGACGTGGTCACCACCGTCACGCTGTCGAAGTCCCTCGGCAGCCAGGGCGGCGCCGTTCTCGGCCCGGCCCACGTCATCGACCATCTGGTCAACGCGGCCCGTACCTTCATCTTCGACACCGGTCTGGCCCCCGCGGCGGCGGGCGCGGCTCTCGCGGCCCTGCGTCTGCTGCGCAGGGAACCGGAACGGGCCACACGCGCGCGCGGCGTGGCGACCACCCTGCACGAACGGCTGACGGCCGAGGGTCTCGAAGCCGTACGACCGGACGCCGCCGTCGTCTCCGTGCGCGCGTCCTCCCCGGAGCGGGCCGTGCGCTGGGCCGCGGACTGCCGCGAGGCCGGTCTCGCCGTCGGCTGCTTCCGCCCCCCGTCGGTGCCCGACGGCATCTCACGGCTGCGGCTCACCGCCCGCGCGGACCTCACCGACGGGCAACTCGACCGTGCCGTACGCCTGATCATCGAAGCGCGGCGATAA
- a CDS encoding DUF397 domain-containing protein: MPALPRPLPSSTRLHGVRWQRSSRSTGMNNCVETARPASGPWAGLLAVRDSKNTSGPALLFAPAAWEGFIAALR, from the coding sequence ATGCCCGCCCTGCCTCGGCCCCTACCTTCGAGCACCCGTCTGCACGGTGTGCGGTGGCAGCGCAGCAGCCGCAGCACGGGAATGAACAACTGCGTCGAGACGGCCCGTCCGGCCTCCGGACCATGGGCCGGACTGCTCGCGGTCCGCGACTCGAAGAACACGTCGGGACCCGCCCTGCTCTTCGCCCCCGCCGCCTGGGAGGGATTTATCGCCGCGCTTCGATGA
- a CDS encoding helix-turn-helix domain-containing protein yields MQYGPAVRRRKLGAELRALRARAGLKSGEAARLVGWHQSKVSRIETGRSGVKPADVELLLDAYDVRDAELRELLVVLAGSDDNGRHHWWHAYRGLLPSTYSDFISLESQASVMRTLENSVVPGLLQTPEYAREVTLAAVDGAPDDKVDALVEVRLARQDVLRSNPPLRLSAVLDEAALRRTVGGPEVMARQLDHLREAAHLPHVRIQVLPFGVGAHVGVTGPFVIFSFPSTSDLDVVVLDHLTSSLYLERKEDLQAYSEAFDSLQVHALSPEETLDFIAGVAHGA; encoded by the coding sequence ATGCAGTACGGTCCCGCTGTGCGCCGCCGGAAACTCGGTGCCGAACTGCGTGCCCTGCGTGCCCGTGCGGGCCTCAAGAGCGGCGAGGCGGCCCGGCTCGTCGGCTGGCACCAGTCGAAGGTGAGCCGGATCGAGACCGGCCGCAGCGGGGTGAAGCCGGCGGACGTGGAGCTGCTCCTCGACGCGTACGACGTCCGGGACGCGGAGCTGCGCGAGTTGCTCGTGGTGCTGGCGGGCTCCGACGACAACGGCAGGCACCACTGGTGGCACGCCTACCGGGGTCTTCTGCCGTCCACCTACAGCGACTTCATCAGCCTGGAGTCGCAGGCCAGCGTGATGCGCACGCTGGAGAACTCCGTCGTGCCGGGGCTGTTGCAGACGCCGGAGTACGCCCGCGAGGTCACCCTGGCGGCCGTGGACGGGGCACCGGACGACAAGGTCGACGCGCTGGTGGAGGTGCGCCTCGCCCGTCAGGACGTACTGCGTTCGAATCCACCGCTCCGACTGAGTGCGGTTCTCGACGAAGCGGCCCTACGACGGACGGTCGGCGGACCGGAGGTCATGGCACGGCAGTTGGATCACCTCAGAGAGGCCGCGCACCTCCCTCACGTGCGGATTCAGGTGCTGCCGTTCGGAGTTGGAGCTCATGTCGGCGTCACCGGGCCCTTTGTTATTTTTTCGTTTCCGAGCACATCTGATCTGGATGTGGTTGTTCTAGACCACTTGACGAGTAGCCTCTATCTCGAACGGAAAGAAGACCTCCAGGCCTACAGCGAGGCCTTCGACTCCCTTCAGGTCCACGCCCTTTCGCCCGAGGAAACGTTGGATTTCATCGCCGGTGTAGCTCACGGCGCATAA
- a CDS encoding ATP-binding protein, whose product MADHQEASVTLPSDPASVYAARTYVMNVLAEWGLPSDTEAADTVRLIVSELATNAVQHTFGQSPTFTVDIELDRDEQLRIGVTDSHPRFPKRLPAAVQQDNGRGMVIVRWLTVECGGKLTVRPTREGGKTVSIMLPWTAPVQPVTAD is encoded by the coding sequence ATGGCAGACCACCAGGAAGCATCCGTCACTCTGCCGAGCGATCCCGCCTCGGTCTACGCCGCCCGCACATACGTCATGAACGTGCTGGCCGAATGGGGACTTCCATCCGACACGGAGGCCGCCGACACAGTCCGGCTCATCGTCTCGGAGCTCGCCACCAACGCCGTACAGCACACGTTCGGGCAGTCGCCCACCTTCACGGTGGACATCGAACTCGACCGCGACGAACAACTGCGCATCGGGGTGACCGACAGCCACCCGCGCTTCCCGAAACGTTTGCCCGCGGCCGTACAGCAGGACAACGGCCGCGGCATGGTGATCGTCCGCTGGCTGACGGTCGAGTGCGGCGGCAAGCTGACGGTCCGGCCCACCAGAGAGGGCGGCAAGACGGTCTCGATCATGCTGCCCTGGACGGCACCGGTGCAGCCCGTGACAGCGGACTGA
- a CDS encoding DUF6328 family protein, with translation MGDLHHHEERNETRLERADRNFNELLQELRVTQTGVQILFAFLLTLAFTPRFPSLDLFQRTTYVVTLLLSVLAATLFTAPAALHRRLFQQGAKPQVVKASSHLAEIGLGVLALALSGSVLLVVDVATGRAGGIAAGATTLVVCAGLWALIPHLMQGSADDED, from the coding sequence ATGGGCGACCTTCATCACCACGAGGAGCGCAACGAGACACGGCTTGAGCGCGCCGACCGCAACTTCAACGAACTGCTCCAGGAACTGCGGGTCACGCAGACCGGGGTGCAGATCCTCTTCGCCTTCCTCCTCACCCTCGCGTTCACCCCGCGCTTCCCCTCCCTGGACTTGTTCCAGCGCACCACGTACGTCGTCACGCTGCTGCTCTCCGTACTGGCCGCCACCCTCTTCACGGCTCCGGCCGCGCTGCATCGCCGGCTCTTCCAGCAGGGCGCCAAGCCCCAGGTCGTGAAGGCCTCCTCGCATCTGGCCGAGATCGGGCTCGGCGTGCTCGCGCTCGCCCTCTCCGGTTCGGTCCTGCTCGTCGTGGACGTGGCGACGGGCCGGGCGGGCGGCATCGCGGCCGGTGCGACCACGCTGGTCGTCTGCGCGGGGCTGTGGGCGCTCATCCCCCACCTGATGCAGGGGTCCGCCGACGACGAGGACTAG
- a CDS encoding C40 family peptidase, whose translation MTALNRVPSLFSRAGTASALTIAAVGGGIVAPGFTSGAEAATPATKALQVAASKKGSPYKYGAVGPKRFDCSGLTLYSFKKAGKSLPRTAAAQYNKTNHVSASNRKQGDLVFFHSGRNVYHVGIYAGKGRIWHSPKTGEVVKLQKIWTKSVWYGRVR comes from the coding sequence ATGACTGCGCTCAATCGTGTCCCGTCGCTGTTCAGCAGGGCCGGTACCGCATCGGCTCTCACCATCGCCGCTGTCGGCGGCGGCATCGTGGCCCCCGGATTCACGTCCGGCGCGGAAGCGGCCACACCCGCGACGAAGGCACTCCAGGTAGCGGCCTCCAAGAAGGGCTCCCCGTACAAGTACGGGGCCGTGGGGCCCAAGCGCTTCGACTGCTCCGGCCTCACGCTCTACTCGTTCAAGAAGGCGGGCAAGTCCCTGCCGCGTACGGCCGCCGCGCAGTACAACAAGACGAACCATGTCTCCGCTTCGAACCGCAAGCAGGGAGACCTGGTCTTCTTCCACTCGGGCCGGAACGTCTACCACGTCGGCATCTACGCCGGGAAGGGACGGATCTGGCACTCCCCGAAGACCGGGGAAGTGGTGAAGCTCCAGAAGATCTGGACGAAGAGCGTCTGGTACGGCCGGGTCAGGTGA
- a CDS encoding ATP-dependent Clp protease proteolytic subunit has protein sequence MTRPSARHVLPEFTERTSSGSRTMDPYSKLLEERIVFLGTPIDDVSANDVMAQFMHLEYQAPDRDISLYINSPGGSFSAMTAVYDTMRFVSCEVETICLGQAASAAAVLLAAGTPGKRYALPGARVLIHQPSFSEPVQGQASDLAIQAGELMRTRGQLEEMLARHTGQSRERIGADIERDKILDARAALEYGLIDRIVPSRKSTQSARGAR, from the coding sequence ATGACCCGACCGTCCGCCCGCCATGTCCTGCCCGAGTTCACCGAACGCACGAGTTCGGGGAGTCGGACCATGGACCCCTACTCGAAGCTGCTGGAAGAGCGGATCGTGTTTCTCGGGACGCCGATCGACGACGTCTCGGCGAACGACGTGATGGCGCAGTTCATGCACCTCGAGTACCAGGCGCCCGACAGGGACATCTCGCTCTACATCAATTCGCCCGGCGGCTCGTTCAGCGCGATGACGGCCGTCTACGACACGATGCGGTTCGTCAGCTGCGAGGTGGAGACCATCTGCCTGGGGCAGGCGGCGTCGGCAGCGGCGGTGCTGCTCGCGGCCGGCACACCGGGCAAGCGGTACGCGCTGCCGGGCGCCCGCGTGCTGATCCACCAGCCGTCGTTCTCCGAACCCGTCCAGGGACAGGCCTCCGACCTGGCCATTCAGGCCGGCGAGTTGATGCGTACCCGTGGGCAGTTGGAGGAGATGCTCGCCCGGCACACGGGGCAGAGCCGGGAGCGGATCGGTGCCGACATCGAGCGGGACAAGATCCTGGACGCGCGGGCGGCGCTTGAGTACGGACTGATCGACCGGATCGTCCCGAGCCGGAAGTCCACCCAGAGCGCACGCGGCGCGAGGTGA
- a CDS encoding type II toxin-antitoxin system Phd/YefM family antitoxin, giving the protein MAYEIPVTQARAELADLINRVVYGGERVVVTRHGKPLVALVSAADLERLEKLDAAIEAGVESPVISAVSSVREVGSAPRERQRFGIAAEHRGSGAS; this is encoded by the coding sequence ATGGCCTACGAGATTCCGGTGACGCAAGCCAGGGCTGAGCTCGCCGACCTGATCAACCGGGTGGTGTACGGCGGGGAGCGCGTCGTCGTGACGCGGCACGGGAAGCCGCTTGTCGCTCTCGTGTCCGCGGCTGACCTGGAGCGACTCGAGAAACTCGACGCGGCGATCGAGGCGGGGGTGGAGTCGCCGGTGATCAGTGCGGTGTCGAGTGTTCGGGAGGTGGGTTCCGCTCCTCGCGAACGGCAGCGGTTCGGGATTGCGGCGGAGCATCGGGGGAGCGGGGCGTCTTAG
- a CDS encoding ABC transporter permease, which translates to MSAASATRTGTTSPGSPQPSQSPQQPSQSSHGRHVVAVVVLVPVLVALALWAFAWPAARTAPRDLPLGVAGPATAAAQVQKQFEEHEGAFEIHRYADEAAARDAIEDRTVYGAVVVTGEGPKLLTASAASPFVAQLLQQSVTQQAGGAQVRTVDVVPAAEDDPRGSALTSSVLPLTLAGIAAGAVVTLLGLRGRRAIAALVGASALVGLVAASLAGSWLGALTGDWWAQAGALGLATLAVGAAVAGLAALLGTPGVGLGAFVVMMLGNPFSGAATAPEMLPDPVGTIGQWLPPGAGVSLLRSISFFDGAAASGPALTLTWWAALGLGAILLGSALKRRREAAEPTPAEREPALTN; encoded by the coding sequence ATGTCCGCCGCATCCGCTACGCGCACCGGGACCACGTCACCAGGCTCACCGCAGCCGTCACAGTCGCCGCAGCAGCCGAGCCAGTCGTCGCACGGCCGCCATGTCGTCGCCGTCGTCGTACTGGTGCCCGTGCTGGTGGCCCTCGCCCTGTGGGCCTTCGCCTGGCCAGCGGCCCGTACCGCGCCGCGCGATCTGCCGCTCGGCGTGGCGGGCCCGGCGACAGCGGCCGCCCAGGTCCAGAAGCAGTTCGAAGAGCACGAGGGCGCCTTCGAGATCCACCGCTACGCCGACGAGGCCGCCGCCCGGGACGCCATCGAGGACCGGACCGTATACGGCGCGGTCGTCGTGACCGGGGAGGGGCCGAAGCTGTTGACCGCCTCGGCCGCGAGCCCGTTCGTGGCCCAGTTGCTCCAGCAGTCGGTGACCCAGCAGGCGGGCGGCGCCCAGGTGCGTACCGTCGACGTCGTACCGGCTGCCGAGGACGACCCGCGCGGCTCGGCCCTGACGTCGAGCGTGCTGCCGCTGACGCTGGCGGGCATCGCCGCGGGAGCCGTCGTGACCCTGCTCGGGCTGCGCGGGCGGCGCGCGATCGCCGCCCTGGTCGGTGCGTCCGCGCTCGTCGGCCTGGTGGCGGCCTCTCTCGCCGGCAGCTGGCTCGGCGCACTCACTGGCGACTGGTGGGCCCAGGCGGGCGCCCTGGGCCTGGCCACACTGGCGGTCGGCGCCGCCGTCGCGGGTCTGGCGGCCCTGCTGGGCACTCCGGGCGTCGGACTGGGCGCGTTCGTGGTGATGATGCTCGGCAACCCGTTCTCCGGCGCCGCCACGGCGCCCGAGATGCTGCCCGACCCGGTCGGGACGATCGGCCAGTGGCTGCCACCGGGCGCCGGCGTCTCACTGCTCCGCTCGATCTCGTTCTTCGACGGAGCCGCCGCGTCCGGCCCGGCCCTCACCCTGACCTGGTGGGCCGCACTGGGACTCGGCGCGATCCTCCTGGGCAGCGCACTCAAGCGCCGCAGGGAGGCCGCCGAGCCGACTCCCGCAGAGCGCGAGCCCGCCCTGACGAACTAA
- a CDS encoding TetR/AcrR family transcriptional regulator, translated as MARVSQEHLDARRRQILDGAARCFARNGFHATSMQDVLKEVDLSAGAVYRYFSGKDELIAAIVTEVLGGIREAFEEAARQSPPPPPDVLVGRVMTQVLGLGGGGKLGLSWDGEASFPRLMIQVWTETLRDGELSQVLRTGFATVRAAWVKVVEGYQEAGLMRADIPADHVARTMIATAQGFAAQQALFGSAPVGVIQDGLRGLMSMEPPR; from the coding sequence ATGGCTCGCGTATCCCAGGAACACCTCGACGCCCGTCGCCGTCAGATCCTCGACGGCGCGGCCCGCTGCTTCGCCCGCAACGGGTTCCATGCCACGTCGATGCAGGACGTGCTGAAGGAGGTGGACCTCTCGGCGGGCGCGGTCTACCGCTATTTCAGCGGCAAGGACGAGCTGATCGCGGCCATCGTCACCGAGGTCCTCGGAGGTATTCGCGAAGCCTTCGAAGAGGCTGCCCGGCAGAGTCCGCCCCCGCCGCCCGACGTACTCGTGGGCCGGGTCATGACCCAGGTGCTAGGGCTGGGGGGAGGGGGAAAGCTCGGGCTGAGCTGGGACGGAGAGGCCTCCTTCCCGAGGCTGATGATCCAGGTCTGGACGGAGACGCTCCGCGATGGCGAGCTGTCGCAGGTGCTGCGCACAGGTTTCGCCACCGTGCGAGCGGCGTGGGTGAAGGTCGTCGAGGGCTATCAGGAGGCCGGGTTGATGCGGGCGGACATCCCCGCCGACCACGTCGCCAGGACCATGATCGCCACCGCGCAGGGGTTCGCCGCCCAGCAGGCGCTCTTCGGTTCGGCGCCCGTCGGCGTGATCCAGGACGGTCTGCGGGGGTTGATGAGCATGGAGCCGCCGCGCTGA
- a CDS encoding urease subunit gamma, which produces MQLTPHEQERLLIHVAADVAEKRRARGLKLNHPEAVALITSHILEGARDGRTVAELMASGRKILTREDVMEGIPEMIHDVQVEATFPDGTKLVTVHDPIV; this is translated from the coding sequence GTGCAACTGACGCCGCACGAGCAGGAGAGGCTGCTCATCCATGTGGCCGCCGATGTGGCCGAGAAGCGCAGGGCCCGGGGGTTGAAGCTCAACCACCCCGAGGCCGTCGCCCTGATCACCTCGCACATCCTCGAAGGGGCCCGGGACGGCCGTACCGTGGCCGAACTCATGGCCTCCGGACGCAAGATCCTCACCCGTGAGGACGTCATGGAGGGCATCCCCGAGATGATCCACGACGTCCAGGTGGAGGCCACTTTCCCGGACGGCACCAAGCTCGTCACCGTCCACGACCCGATCGTCTGA
- a CDS encoding urease subunit beta codes for MIPGEFLFADGPVAFNEGLEVTRLTVLNAADRPVQVGSHYHFAEANPGLDFDRAAARGKRLNVAAGTAVRFEPGIPVDVELVPLTGARVVPGLRGETGGALDA; via the coding sequence GTGATTCCCGGAGAGTTCCTGTTCGCCGACGGACCCGTCGCCTTCAACGAAGGCCTTGAGGTCACCCGGCTCACCGTCCTCAACGCCGCCGACCGGCCCGTCCAGGTCGGCTCCCACTACCACTTCGCCGAGGCCAACCCCGGTCTGGACTTCGACCGCGCCGCCGCGCGCGGCAAGCGGCTCAACGTCGCCGCCGGCACCGCCGTGCGCTTCGAACCCGGGATCCCCGTCGACGTCGAACTCGTCCCGCTCACCGGCGCCCGTGTCGTGCCCGGCCTGCGCGGCGAGACCGGAGGTGCCCTCGATGCCTGA